From a region of the Streptomyces tirandamycinicus genome:
- a CDS encoding peptidoglycan D,D-transpeptidase FtsI family protein: MNRPVRRVSVFCGLLMLALLLQANWLQYMRADELATHEKNRRVQINQFATPRGDIVVGGRAITGSTEVDGTDFKYKRTYRNGPMYAPVTGYASQAMGMSLLERTYDGVLSGQDDRLAFQRFTDVVTGEERRGGDVITTIDPRAQEAAYKGLTGLGARGSVVALDPRTGRVLALVSTPSYDPSAFAGNTFKDSDRFQALDADKGKPLANRALRETFPPGSTFKILTAAAALEHGVVTDVDAATKAVSPYPLPQSTNRVGSEAGDAVCGKASLKTAMQHSCNNVFLDAAVKLGQDRLRETAEKFGFNKDVYSDVFGDLRATKSLYPRDLDKPGTALTGMGQGSLTSTPMQMAMVTAAVANDGKLMQPHIVDELRSPDLNTLEKPEPQLMSQAVSAATARKVREMMEFTAKEGSAKKALIDGVTVGGKTGTAQRGVDVNEQVPYGWFVSYGERADGASVAVAVFIDPTAMDISRDDISGGSLGAPIARSVMKAVLQR, encoded by the coding sequence GTGAACAGGCCGGTGAGGCGCGTCTCGGTCTTCTGCGGGCTGCTGATGCTCGCGCTGCTGCTCCAGGCGAACTGGCTCCAGTACATGCGGGCCGACGAGCTCGCCACGCACGAGAAGAACCGACGCGTGCAGATCAATCAGTTCGCGACGCCGCGTGGGGACATCGTGGTGGGCGGCAGGGCGATCACCGGCTCCACGGAGGTGGACGGGACGGACTTCAAGTACAAGCGCACGTACCGCAACGGCCCCATGTACGCACCGGTCACGGGGTACGCCTCGCAGGCCATGGGCATGTCCCTGCTGGAGCGGACGTACGACGGCGTGCTCAGCGGCCAGGACGACCGGCTCGCGTTCCAGCGCTTCACGGACGTGGTCACCGGCGAGGAACGGCGCGGCGGAGACGTGATCACGACGATCGACCCCAGGGCGCAGGAGGCCGCGTACAAGGGACTCACCGGCCTCGGTGCCCGCGGCTCGGTCGTGGCACTCGACCCGCGGACGGGGAGGGTCCTCGCCCTCGTGTCCACTCCGTCGTACGACCCTTCGGCGTTCGCCGGGAACACCTTCAAGGACAGCGACAGGTTCCAGGCGCTCGACGCCGACAAGGGAAAGCCGCTGGCCAACCGTGCGCTGCGGGAGACCTTCCCGCCCGGGTCCACCTTCAAGATCCTCACCGCCGCCGCGGCGCTGGAGCACGGCGTGGTGACCGACGTGGACGCCGCCACAAAGGCGGTGTCGCCGTATCCCCTGCCGCAGTCGACCAACAGGGTCGGCAGCGAGGCCGGCGACGCCGTCTGCGGCAAGGCGTCGCTGAAGACCGCCATGCAGCACTCCTGCAACAACGTCTTCCTCGATGCCGCGGTGAAGCTCGGGCAGGACAGGTTGCGCGAGACGGCCGAGAAGTTCGGCTTCAACAAGGACGTCTACTCGGACGTCTTCGGCGACCTCAGGGCCACCAAGAGCCTGTACCCCCGGGATCTGGACAAGCCCGGAACGGCGCTGACCGGCATGGGCCAGGGCAGCCTCACCAGCACGCCGATGCAGATGGCCATGGTGACCGCCGCCGTGGCCAACGACGGCAAGCTGATGCAGCCCCATATCGTCGACGAGCTGCGATCGCCCGACCTGAACACCCTGGAGAAGCCCGAGCCACAGCTCATGAGCCAGGCCGTCTCCGCCGCCACGGCCCGGAAGGTCCGCGAGATGATGGAGTTCACCGCCAAGGAGGGCAGCGCCAAGAAGGCCCTGATCGACGGCGTGACGGTGGGCGGCAAGACCGGAACGGCACAGCGGGGCGTGGACGTGAACGAGCAGGTGCCCTACGGCTGGTTCGTCTCGTACGGCGAGAGGGCCGACGGTGCCTCCGTGGCCGTGGCCGTCTTCATCGACCCCACCGCCATGGACATCTCCCGGGACGACATCTCCGGCGGCAGCCTGGGCGCCCCCATCGCCCGGAGCGTGATGAAGGCCGTCCTGCAGCGGTGA
- the bla gene encoding class A beta-lactamase, producing the protein MQYVRARRAVAAVLTVVALVPLAACGGDGSPATSAPPGSASPVATTPGAGPTATSAVREFAELEDRFEARLGVYAVDTGTGREVAHNEDERFAYASTFKVLAAGAVLREHSLSGLDQVITYSADDLVPHSPVTAKRVGTGMSLAELCDAAVRLGDNTAANLLLDELGGPRGLDAALEEIGDDVTRMERRETQLNEWSPGSLSDTSTPRALARDLRAYVLEDALGKGERAQLTEWLRTSATGSELIKAGVPKDWMVGHRAGAGSSYGVRNDIAVVWPPDSAPIVMAIMSNGLRRDADHDDRLIAEAASVVADTLG; encoded by the coding sequence GTGCAGTATGTCCGCGCCCGGCGCGCCGTCGCCGCGGTTCTCACCGTGGTCGCTCTCGTCCCGCTGGCCGCCTGCGGCGGCGACGGATCCCCTGCCACATCGGCTCCCCCCGGATCGGCGTCTCCCGTCGCCACGACGCCGGGAGCGGGACCCACCGCGACGTCGGCCGTCCGCGAGTTCGCCGAGCTCGAGGACAGGTTCGAGGCGAGACTCGGCGTCTACGCGGTCGACACCGGCACCGGGCGGGAGGTGGCACACAACGAGGACGAGAGATTCGCCTACGCGTCCACGTTCAAGGTCCTGGCCGCCGGCGCCGTGCTGCGCGAGCACTCCCTGAGCGGGCTGGACCAGGTGATCACGTACTCGGCGGACGACCTGGTCCCTCATTCTCCGGTGACCGCGAAGCGCGTGGGGACCGGGATGAGCCTGGCCGAACTGTGCGACGCCGCCGTCCGCCTCGGCGACAACACGGCGGCCAACCTGCTGCTCGACGAGCTGGGCGGCCCCCGGGGTCTCGACGCCGCACTGGAGGAGATCGGCGACGACGTCACCCGGATGGAGCGCCGTGAGACGCAGCTGAACGAGTGGTCCCCGGGCTCCCTTTCCGACACGAGCACCCCGCGGGCGCTGGCCCGCGACCTGCGCGCGTACGTACTCGAAGACGCCCTCGGCAAGGGCGAACGCGCCCAGCTCACCGAGTGGCTGCGCACCAGCGCCACGGGATCCGAGCTCATCAAGGCCGGGGTGCCCAAGGACTGGATGGTCGGCCACCGGGCCGGAGCCGGGAGCAGCTACGGCGTCCGCAACGACATCGCCGTGGTGTGGCCCCCCGACTCCGCGCCCATCGTCATGGCGATCATGTCGAACGGCCTGCGCCGGGACGCCGACCACGACGACCGGCTGATCGCGGAAGCGGCTTCCGTGGTCGCCGACACACTGGGGTAG
- a CDS encoding MFS transporter, whose product MRGRETPRTILALACVAQFIVLFDVSVITVALPSMQEDLGFDPANLQWVVTGYALAFAGLLLLGGRLGDVYGHRRVFLGGLSVFVVAGVIGGLATTPAVLIAARAVKGAGASVLAPLALTMVTTTFPEGHRRTRALAVWTAVSLAGGASGNLFGGILTEYLSWRTVLLANVPIGVPVLLFAARRLARRDGPRRSGRLDVPGALLATVALALITLGITQARTHHWTDPATALPVAGGSVALAAFVVFEQRFARQPLVPPSLFGLPGVGWGNLAMLLAGAGFHIPVWYFLTLTMQEVLHYSAAQTGLGFLPHTVVMLLVGLFATPRLMRYVQARTLISAGALVAAAGFLWQSGVTADSGYLDGILGPAVVISLGAGLVSTPLTTAVTSGVGSADAGAASGLVNTTRQFGGAFGLAVLLTATANDSADTPAAIVDGFGHAFQGMAAIMLALAALATLLPAQLRPARRGLRPGGGPSQVGADHGRSAT is encoded by the coding sequence ATGCGAGGCAGGGAAACACCCAGGACGATTCTCGCGCTGGCGTGCGTGGCGCAGTTCATCGTGCTCTTCGACGTCTCGGTGATCACCGTCGCGCTGCCTTCGATGCAGGAGGACCTCGGGTTCGACCCGGCGAACCTGCAGTGGGTGGTCACCGGTTACGCCCTGGCCTTCGCGGGACTGCTGCTGCTGGGCGGACGGCTGGGCGATGTGTACGGCCACCGGCGCGTCTTCCTCGGCGGCCTCTCGGTGTTCGTCGTCGCCGGTGTGATCGGCGGTCTCGCGACCACCCCCGCGGTGCTGATCGCGGCCCGCGCGGTGAAGGGAGCCGGTGCGTCCGTACTCGCGCCGCTCGCCCTGACGATGGTGACCACCACTTTCCCCGAGGGCCACCGGCGGACCAGGGCGCTGGCCGTCTGGACCGCGGTGAGCCTGGCCGGCGGGGCTTCGGGCAACCTCTTCGGCGGGATACTCACCGAGTACCTGTCCTGGCGGACCGTGCTGCTGGCCAACGTGCCGATCGGGGTTCCGGTGCTGCTGTTCGCCGCCCGCCGGCTCGCTCGGCGTGACGGACCGCGGCGGAGCGGCCGGCTCGACGTGCCGGGCGCGCTGCTGGCCACCGTGGCCCTGGCCCTGATCACCCTGGGCATCACCCAGGCCCGTACACACCACTGGACCGACCCCGCCACGGCACTGCCCGTCGCGGGCGGGAGCGTCGCCCTCGCCGCGTTCGTGGTCTTCGAGCAGAGGTTCGCCCGGCAACCCCTCGTCCCGCCGAGCCTGTTCGGGCTGCCCGGAGTCGGCTGGGGCAACCTGGCGATGCTGCTGGCCGGCGCCGGATTCCACATACCGGTCTGGTACTTCCTGACCTTGACCATGCAGGAGGTGCTGCACTACAGCGCCGCGCAGACGGGGCTGGGGTTCCTCCCGCACACGGTGGTGATGCTGCTGGTCGGGCTGTTCGCGACACCGCGGCTGATGCGGTACGTGCAGGCTCGCACCCTGATATCCGCCGGTGCGCTCGTCGCAGCCGCCGGTTTCCTGTGGCAGAGCGGGGTGACCGCGGACAGCGGCTACCTCGACGGCATCCTCGGCCCGGCGGTGGTGATCTCCCTCGGGGCGGGCCTGGTGAGCACCCCGCTGACCACGGCCGTCACCTCGGGGGTCGGGTCCGCCGACGCCGGTGCCGCCTCCGGTCTGGTCAACACCACGCGGCAGTTCGGCGGAGCGTTCGGCCTCGCCGTGCTGCTCACCGCCACCGCGAACGACTCCGCCGACACGCCCGCCGCGATCGTCGACGGCTTCGGACACGCGTTCCAGGGCATGGCCGCCATCATGCTGGCCCTGGCGGCGCTCGCGACCCTCCTGCCCGCGCAGCTCCGGCCCGCCCGCAGGGGACTGCGGCCGGGCGGCGGCCCGTCGCAGGTCGGTGCCGACCACGGCAGGTCCGCCACCTGA
- a CDS encoding aminotransferase class V-fold PLP-dependent enzyme produces the protein MSVSGWAAARAGMMLDPTAVNLNTGSGGPLPRRVFERVTGLRGRLADAPMDFLLRGVPPLLWKARERLAGFLGGDPRRLVLTTNVTGAVNLVASSLDIAGPGEILLTDHEYAPMRWCWERVARRLGLELKTFRLPAMPSDAGEVVDAAVAAMTPRTRLLFFSHVVSSTGLVLPAEELCEEARRRGVVTVVDGAHAPAFLDLKLSGIPCDYYVGSGHKWLLAPTGVGFLHFGEGLGESLQPMQVSWAYQTPEGSGHPDEPDQFGSTPRLRRLECEGTRDICPWLAVPESIDFQAELGHDGIRRRMRELADHARRQLGDGFGMEPATPEPAALSGGMVAFRLPEGTKAAELRRGLWERFRIETAVAERPDRSLIRVSAHFYTTEAEIDFLAEALRELTGVR, from the coding sequence ATGAGCGTTTCCGGCTGGGCCGCTGCCCGTGCGGGCATGATGCTCGACCCCACGGCCGTCAACCTCAACACCGGGTCCGGCGGGCCGCTTCCGCGCCGCGTCTTCGAGCGCGTCACCGGTCTCCGCGGCCGGCTCGCCGATGCCCCGATGGACTTTCTGCTGCGCGGTGTCCCGCCGCTGCTGTGGAAGGCGCGTGAGCGGCTGGCCGGCTTCCTGGGCGGGGACCCGCGCCGCCTGGTGCTCACCACCAATGTGACCGGAGCCGTCAACCTGGTGGCTTCGTCCCTCGATATCGCCGGACCGGGTGAAATCCTGCTCACCGACCACGAGTACGCGCCGATGAGGTGGTGCTGGGAGCGAGTGGCCCGGCGGCTGGGACTGGAGCTGAAGACGTTCCGGCTGCCGGCCATGCCCTCCGACGCCGGTGAGGTCGTCGACGCCGCCGTCGCCGCGATGACCCCGCGCACACGGCTGCTGTTCTTCAGCCATGTGGTCTCCTCCACCGGACTGGTACTTCCGGCAGAGGAGTTGTGCGAAGAGGCCCGTCGGCGGGGCGTGGTGACCGTCGTCGACGGTGCCCACGCCCCGGCCTTCCTCGACCTGAAGCTGTCCGGAATACCGTGCGACTATTACGTGGGCAGTGGGCACAAATGGCTGCTGGCACCCACTGGTGTCGGTTTTCTGCACTTCGGAGAGGGTCTCGGGGAAAGCCTTCAGCCGATGCAGGTGAGTTGGGCGTACCAGACCCCGGAGGGAAGCGGACATCCGGACGAGCCCGATCAGTTCGGCAGCACCCCGCGGCTGCGCAGGCTGGAATGCGAGGGAACGCGGGACATCTGCCCGTGGCTCGCGGTGCCGGAGTCCATCGACTTCCAGGCGGAACTCGGGCACGACGGGATTCGCAGGCGCATGCGCGAACTCGCCGACCATGCGCGCCGGCAGCTCGGTGACGGGTTCGGAATGGAACCGGCCACGCCCGAGCCGGCGGCGCTGTCCGGCGGGATGGTGGCGTTCCGACTTCCCGAGGGAACGAAAGCGGCCGAACTGCGCCGCGGTCTCTGGGAGCGCTTCCGTATCGAGACCGCGGTGGCCGAGCGGCCCGACCGGTCTCTGATCCGGGTCTCCGCCCACTTCTACACGACCGAGGCCGAGATCGACTTCCTGGCCGAGGCGCTGCGGGAGCTGACCGGGGTCCGGTGA
- a CDS encoding aldehyde dehydrogenase family protein, giving the protein MTAVSSTDHIRTRAEDALARCGVELTAVKGDSLSARTPITGQELFGLRAGTPADVDRAVEAAHAAFLVWRTVPAPVRGALVKRFGELLTEHKESLADLVTVEAGKIRSEALGEVQEMIDICDFAVGLSRQLYGRTMPSERPGHRLMETWHPLGVVGVISAFNFPVAVWAWNTAVALVCGDTVVWKPSELTPLTALACTALLDRAIADTGAPAGLSQVVLGTADSGTRLVDSPLVPLVSATGSTRMGRAVGPRVAARFGRTILELGGNNAAVLTPSADLDLAVNAVVFAAAGTAGQRCTTLRRLIVHADVADAVVERLVAAYQRLPIGDPFPETTLVGPLVNAEAQARMRESLDRAVEEGGILCTGGERQLTEEAPDAGYVRPAIVRMPAQTAVVREETFAPILYVLTYRDLDEAIRLNNEVPQGLSAGIFTGDQGEAERFMAADGADCGIVNVNIGTSGAEIGGAFGGEKETGGGRESGSDAWRSYMRRATNTVNYSGRVALAQGVDFSQ; this is encoded by the coding sequence ATGACAGCAGTCAGCAGCACCGACCACATCCGTACCAGGGCGGAGGACGCTCTCGCACGCTGCGGGGTCGAACTCACCGCGGTGAAGGGCGACTCCCTGTCCGCCCGGACCCCGATCACCGGCCAGGAGCTGTTCGGTCTGCGTGCAGGCACCCCGGCGGACGTCGATCGGGCCGTCGAGGCCGCGCACGCGGCGTTCCTCGTCTGGCGGACCGTCCCCGCTCCGGTGCGGGGCGCGCTGGTCAAGCGGTTCGGCGAGTTGCTCACCGAGCACAAGGAGTCCCTTGCCGACCTGGTCACCGTGGAGGCGGGCAAGATCCGCTCCGAGGCGCTCGGCGAGGTGCAGGAGATGATCGACATCTGCGACTTCGCGGTGGGCCTGTCCCGGCAGCTCTACGGCCGCACCATGCCCTCCGAGCGCCCCGGCCACCGCCTGATGGAGACCTGGCACCCGCTCGGCGTGGTCGGCGTGATCAGTGCCTTCAACTTCCCGGTGGCCGTGTGGGCATGGAACACCGCGGTGGCCCTTGTCTGCGGTGACACCGTGGTCTGGAAGCCGTCCGAGCTCACCCCGCTGACCGCGCTGGCCTGCACCGCACTGCTGGACCGCGCCATCGCCGACACCGGAGCCCCGGCCGGCCTCAGCCAGGTCGTGCTCGGTACGGCGGATTCCGGCACGCGACTGGTGGACTCACCGCTGGTGCCACTGGTCAGCGCGACGGGCTCGACCCGGATGGGCCGCGCGGTGGGCCCGCGGGTGGCCGCCCGGTTCGGACGCACCATCCTGGAACTCGGGGGGAACAACGCGGCCGTGCTGACGCCCTCGGCCGACCTCGATCTCGCCGTGAACGCCGTCGTCTTCGCCGCCGCGGGCACGGCGGGACAGAGGTGCACCACCCTCCGCAGGCTCATCGTGCACGCCGATGTCGCCGACGCCGTGGTCGAGCGGCTCGTCGCCGCGTACCAGCGGCTCCCGATCGGCGACCCGTTCCCGGAGACGACCCTGGTCGGACCGCTGGTGAACGCGGAGGCCCAGGCCAGGATGCGAGAGTCCCTCGACCGCGCCGTCGAGGAAGGCGGCATTCTGTGCACCGGCGGCGAGCGGCAGCTCACGGAGGAGGCGCCCGACGCCGGCTACGTCAGGCCCGCCATCGTGCGGATGCCCGCACAGACCGCCGTCGTGCGTGAGGAGACCTTCGCCCCCATCCTGTACGTCCTGACCTATCGCGACCTCGACGAGGCGATCCGGCTGAACAACGAGGTACCGCAGGGGCTGTCGGCCGGGATCTTCACCGGCGACCAGGGCGAGGCCGAGCGGTTCATGGCGGCCGACGGCGCGGACTGCGGCATCGTCAACGTCAACATCGGCACGTCGGGTGCGGAGATCGGCGGTGCCTTCGGCGGGGAGAAGGAAACCGGTGGCGGCCGCGAGTCCGGCTCCGACGCCTGGCGGTCCTACATGCGCCGGGCGACCAACACGGTGAACTACTCGGGCCGGGTGGCGCTGGCGCAGGGGGTGGACTTCTCCCAGTAG
- a CDS encoding SGNH/GDSL hydrolase family protein — translation MLRRSTSRYARIPVAAIAALAVACGIGTTQAYADAVPPGAADGWSPQPSRPDDGAKPGDKPRSVPQEKRSEVLGKNYRNSSDRAFTTSGDGTGFHVMVADEKNGYRWKTAASLLEPGFETDTWIGNACVTGSGRYAAVAYAPRTFTNKPALMSRGAFTAVVDLGSGSVRKLPFQATLGYFSPGCGSAEDVVFSQFTDELTSKKNETRLISADARTGRADSTTVAGQVTSAVPVDGTIVAARGRQIVRIDGSAVKTVARTHAVPFQLKPDAEGGVTFIDRLPGGSKRSSADDQAAVSRVTAGAVRAADGKAKAAQLARGALTRFDLTRTPQGAVYVTGEARTSAKLPGSVRNPGGIDKDARVSSRGAAALTTAWADGRDSRVSQRESLAARPVRITLKALDTGGAAVLDAMPGDRLGSAAAQRSATATSPALSGPEASGGMSATATTIDTDRTCSVPRNDPEKQAFQPTPRQIEWAVDQAVVGNLNAHASRPSNWKNTGMSAYSPQGLFPLKAMSGGSGTDWHIPAQVMLGITAQESNMWQATRFAVPGVTANPLIGNFYGVKYASDGTQYDPWAIDWSESDCGYGVTQVTDGMRLPGKGQPTMTVAQQEAVALDYAANIAAGVNILVDKWNQTRADGLIVNDGHPKYIENWFFALWAYNSGYYPQSSAGSTSGKWGVGWTNNPANPLWKENRTPFLENSAGGDDYSHAAHPQDWPYEEKVIGWAARPISAMFGPGDFQPGYRAAWWTTVQNRTAAKPPIGLFCDSSNDCDPSKISEGASNDTGGGPCLLPGDPNESDPLYLKCWFHNPVTWKNCTSSAQCGHPVHRFNTTYPEQPDANSYPPRCSAGLPSGTRIVDDVPNGVTPAGSTSRSCGAASSSGTFDLTFGTSSARIDLHQIGAAYGNHFWFSHTNKEGTAVADRLKTTGKWTLGTSDRGWMRVWVHLPDHGAHTRQAMYTVGGTTSTSPARAKPQRVLANTWVPLGAFNFTGTPTVSLSNVTQDGDGTEDVAWDAVGFEPLAGKPANQIVAMGDSYASGEGASENGGDDYYRESDYYDASRPNTENTCHRSKHAWSRQATLPGHASSIGALADSMNPGMDYQFVACSGARHYNIIGDGQNGELGQIEHGYLDQNTTLVALSIGGNDMRFADIMRECITAATVCNNNSIEAVDPDTGKKIEGQETGPLDQWAPVWARDTVRPRLVTTLNEIHQRAPNAKIVLMGYPRLLENNGQCVIGIGTEEAPWLNEMADTLAAEMQGAVDDANLRHSANAVFSDPRDEFAGKAICGDPETVHGIVLSGHSKADNRDWNWLPGNVAPSMKSFHPKVPGARLYADSLESSL, via the coding sequence ATGTTGAGACGCAGCACTTCCAGATACGCGCGCATTCCGGTGGCCGCCATCGCCGCGCTCGCGGTGGCCTGCGGTATCGGTACCACGCAGGCCTACGCGGACGCGGTGCCGCCGGGGGCGGCCGACGGGTGGTCCCCGCAGCCGTCCCGCCCGGACGACGGGGCGAAGCCCGGAGACAAGCCCCGCTCGGTCCCCCAGGAGAAGCGCTCCGAGGTCCTGGGGAAGAACTACCGGAACTCATCCGACCGGGCGTTCACCACCTCCGGTGACGGCACGGGATTCCACGTGATGGTGGCCGACGAGAAGAACGGCTACCGGTGGAAGACCGCCGCCTCGCTCCTGGAGCCGGGATTCGAGACGGACACCTGGATCGGGAACGCCTGTGTGACCGGTTCCGGCAGGTACGCCGCCGTGGCGTACGCGCCGCGCACGTTCACCAACAAGCCGGCGCTGATGAGCCGCGGCGCGTTCACCGCGGTGGTGGATCTGGGCAGCGGCAGTGTGCGCAAGCTGCCCTTCCAGGCCACGCTCGGGTACTTCTCCCCGGGCTGCGGCTCGGCTGAGGACGTGGTGTTCTCCCAGTTCACCGACGAGCTGACGTCGAAGAAGAACGAGACCCGGCTGATCTCGGCCGACGCCCGTACGGGCCGGGCCGACAGCACGACGGTGGCCGGCCAGGTCACCTCGGCGGTCCCGGTGGACGGCACGATCGTGGCCGCCCGCGGCCGGCAGATCGTGCGGATCGACGGATCCGCGGTGAAGACCGTGGCCCGTACCCACGCCGTACCTTTCCAGCTGAAGCCCGACGCCGAGGGAGGCGTCACCTTCATCGACCGCCTCCCCGGCGGCAGCAAGCGGTCCTCGGCCGACGACCAGGCCGCGGTCTCCCGCGTCACCGCGGGTGCGGTGAGAGCGGCGGACGGCAAGGCGAAGGCGGCACAGCTCGCCCGCGGCGCGCTCACCCGCTTCGACCTCACCCGCACCCCCCAGGGGGCGGTGTACGTCACCGGCGAGGCCCGCACCAGCGCGAAGCTGCCCGGTAGCGTCCGCAATCCCGGCGGTATCGACAAGGACGCCCGTGTCTCCAGCCGCGGCGCCGCCGCGCTGACCACGGCGTGGGCGGACGGCAGGGACTCCCGGGTCTCCCAGCGGGAGTCCCTCGCGGCACGACCCGTGAGGATCACGTTGAAGGCCCTGGACACCGGCGGGGCGGCCGTCCTGGACGCCATGCCCGGCGACCGGCTGGGCAGCGCCGCCGCCCAGCGCTCCGCGACCGCGACGAGCCCGGCCCTGAGCGGGCCCGAGGCGTCCGGCGGGATGTCGGCGACCGCCACCACCATCGACACCGACCGCACCTGCTCCGTTCCCCGCAACGACCCCGAGAAGCAGGCGTTCCAGCCGACTCCGCGCCAGATCGAGTGGGCCGTGGACCAGGCCGTGGTCGGCAACCTCAACGCGCACGCCAGCCGGCCTTCCAACTGGAAGAACACGGGCATGTCCGCGTACTCCCCGCAGGGGCTGTTCCCGCTGAAGGCCATGAGCGGCGGCAGCGGCACGGACTGGCACATCCCGGCTCAGGTGATGCTCGGCATCACCGCACAGGAGTCGAACATGTGGCAGGCGACCCGGTTCGCGGTGCCGGGTGTCACGGCGAACCCGCTGATCGGGAACTTCTACGGCGTCAAGTACGCCTCGGACGGTACGCAGTACGACCCCTGGGCGATCGACTGGTCCGAGTCGGACTGCGGTTACGGAGTCACCCAGGTCACCGACGGGATGCGGCTGCCGGGCAAGGGGCAGCCGACGATGACGGTGGCGCAGCAGGAAGCCGTCGCGCTCGACTACGCGGCGAACATCGCGGCCGGCGTGAACATCCTGGTCGACAAGTGGAACCAGACCCGCGCCGACGGTCTGATCGTCAACGACGGGCACCCGAAGTACATCGAGAACTGGTTCTTCGCCCTCTGGGCCTACAACAGCGGCTACTACCCGCAGTCGTCGGCCGGCAGCACCTCGGGCAAGTGGGGCGTGGGCTGGACGAACAACCCGGCGAACCCGTTGTGGAAGGAGAACCGCACCCCGTTCCTGGAGAACTCCGCCGGCGGCGACGACTACAGCCACGCCGCCCACCCGCAGGACTGGCCGTACGAGGAGAAGGTCATCGGCTGGGCGGCCCGCCCGATCTCGGCGATGTTCGGGCCCGGTGACTTCCAGCCCGGCTACCGGGCGGCGTGGTGGACCACGGTCCAGAACCGTACGGCGGCCAAGCCCCCGATCGGACTGTTCTGCGACAGCAGCAACGACTGCGACCCGTCGAAGATCAGCGAGGGTGCCAGCAACGACACCGGAGGCGGCCCCTGCCTGCTGCCGGGCGACCCGAACGAATCGGACCCGCTGTACCTCAAATGCTGGTTCCACAACCCCGTCACGTGGAAGAACTGCACGTCAAGCGCACAGTGCGGACACCCGGTCCACCGGTTCAACACGACCTATCCCGAGCAGCCGGACGCGAACTCCTACCCGCCGCGGTGCTCGGCGGGACTGCCCTCCGGCACCAGGATCGTCGATGACGTCCCGAACGGTGTCACCCCGGCCGGGTCCACGTCCCGCTCCTGCGGGGCCGCCTCGTCCTCGGGCACGTTCGACCTCACCTTCGGCACGTCCTCGGCCAGGATCGACCTGCACCAGATCGGGGCGGCGTACGGAAACCACTTCTGGTTCTCCCACACCAACAAGGAGGGCACAGCCGTCGCCGACCGTCTGAAGACCACCGGCAAGTGGACGCTGGGCACATCGGACCGCGGCTGGATGCGTGTCTGGGTGCACCTGCCGGACCACGGTGCCCACACCCGCCAGGCCATGTACACGGTGGGCGGCACCACCTCCACCAGCCCCGCCCGGGCGAAGCCGCAGCGCGTGCTGGCGAACACCTGGGTGCCGCTGGGTGCGTTCAACTTCACCGGCACCCCCACGGTGTCCTTGTCGAACGTGACCCAGGACGGTGACGGAACGGAGGACGTCGCCTGGGACGCGGTGGGGTTCGAGCCGCTGGCCGGCAAGCCGGCGAACCAGATCGTGGCCATGGGGGACTCGTACGCCTCCGGTGAGGGCGCCTCGGAGAACGGCGGGGACGACTACTACCGCGAGTCCGACTACTACGACGCGTCCCGGCCGAACACCGAGAACACCTGCCACCGCTCGAAGCACGCCTGGTCGCGGCAGGCGACCCTGCCGGGCCACGCGTCCTCGATCGGAGCGCTGGCGGACAGCATGAACCCCGGCATGGACTACCAGTTCGTCGCCTGCTCCGGAGCCCGCCACTACAACATCATCGGCGACGGCCAGAACGGCGAACTGGGGCAGATCGAACACGGCTACCTCGATCAGAACACCACCCTGGTCGCCCTGTCGATCGGCGGCAACGACATGCGGTTCGCCGACATCATGCGGGAGTGCATCACGGCCGCGACCGTGTGCAACAACAACTCCATCGAAGCCGTCGACCCGGACACCGGCAAGAAGATCGAGGGGCAGGAGACCGGTCCGCTCGACCAGTGGGCACCGGTCTGGGCCCGCGACACGGTGCGGCCGCGTCTGGTGACCACGCTCAACGAGATCCACCAGCGGGCTCCCAACGCGAAGATCGTGCTCATGGGCTATCCCAGGCTCCTGGAGAACAACGGCCAGTGCGTGATCGGCATCGGCACGGAGGAGGCTCCCTGGCTGAACGAGATGGCGGACACGCTGGCCGCCGAGATGCAGGGAGCGGTCGACGACGCCAACCTCCGGCACAGCGCGAACGCGGTCTTCTCCGACCCGCGTGACGAGTTCGCCGGCAAGGCGATCTGCGGCGACCCCGAGACGGTGCACGGCATCGTCCTGTCCGGCCACTCCAAGGCGGACAACCGCGACTGGAACTGGCTGCCGGGCAATGTGGCGCCGTCCATGAAGTCCTTCCACCCGAAGGTCCCGGGCGCGCGGCTGTACGCCGACAGCCTGGAGAGCTCGCTGTAG